The proteins below are encoded in one region of Oncorhynchus kisutch isolate 150728-3 linkage group LG14, Okis_V2, whole genome shotgun sequence:
- the LOC109903445 gene encoding glutathione S-transferase A-like, giving the protein MANNMTLLWCTFSVPCWRVMIALEEKMLQGYNQTLLDFDKEEHKSTIVMDLNPRAQLPTFKHGDCIVNESYGACMYLENQFRSQGTQMIPEGLAEQALMYQRMFEGQTFYEKLSDVVYYEYYVPQGERHNSAIKRNKDNLAIEIKLWEGYFQKMEAGSYLAGKAFSLADVLVFPTIAYSFRSGLSAERYPKLRAYYSMMKDRPSVKTTWPPHWLEDQEKPQWGDFLKEL; this is encoded by the coding sequence ATGGCCAATAACATGACACTTCTCTGGTGCACCTTCTCGGTTCCGTGCTGGCGGGTTATGATCGCTCTGGAGGAGAAAATGTTGCAGGGATACAACCAGACGCTGTTGGACTTCGATAAAGAAGAGCACAAATCTACAATAGTCATGGACCTCAACCCCCGGGCACAGCTCCCTACATTCAAACATGGGGACTGCATAGTGAACGAGTCCTATGGAGCATGCATGTATTTGGAAAACCAGTTCAGGTCCCAAGGGACCCAGATGATCCCTGAGGGTCTAGCTGAACAGGCCCTGATGTACCAACGCATGTTTGAAGGCCAAACCTTCTACGAGAAACTTAGTGATGTGGTCTACTATGAGTATTATGTCCCTCAGGGAGAGAGACATAACTCTGCTATCAAGAGGAACAAAGATAACCTTGCAATTGAAATTAAACTGTGGGAGGGATACTTTCAGAAGATGGAGGCAGGCTCTTACCTGGCAGGAAAAGCCTTCTCGTTGGCTGATGTCCTTGTCTTCCCCACCATTGCCTACTCCTTCCGCTCTGGGCTGTCAGCAGAGCGTTACCCCAAACTGAGAGCATACTACTCTATGATGAAGGACAGACCAAGTGTCAAAACTACCTGGCCCCCACACTGGCTGGAAGACCAGGAAAAACCTCAGTGGGGTGACTTTCTCAAAGAGCTCTGA
- the eva1bb gene encoding eva-1 homolog Bb — translation MTREVVKTEELVILLVDGVNQTEVKMEPIRKDMELLSNSMASYAHIKANPESLALYFMMGVCFGLLLALCLLVTGIACSTRRGRTKNKNTPHSLERIQLKSSEEDEEQEKVDVEEGEEVEIPKLTTVPMSNLSSQSNGTLRSVNVFASADELERARQLEERERIIREIWRNGQPDIMATGTGTIGRVHYL, via the exons ATGACCAGAGAAGTCGTCAAAACAGAAGAACTCGTAATATTGTTGGTGGATGGTGTCAACCAAACAGAGGTCAAAATGGAACCAATTAGAAAAGACATGGAGCTGCTAAGTAACAGCATGGCGAGCTATGCTCACATCAAAG CCAACCCAGAGAGCTTGGCTTTGTACTTcatgatgggtgtgtgttttggCCTGCTCCTGGCCCTGTGCCTCCTGGTCACTGGCATCGCCTGTAGCACACGTCGTGGTCGCACCAAGAACAAGAACACTCCCCACTCCCTAGAGAGGATACAACTGAAGTCTAGTGAAGAAGATGAGGAACAGGAGAAAGTGGATgtggaagaaggggaggaggttGAGATCCCTAAATTAACTACGGTGCCTATGAGCAACCtcagcagccaatcaaatggtACTTTGAGGAGCGTGAACGTGTTTGCGTCGGCAGATGAGCTGGAGAGGGCGAGGCAACTGGAGGAGAGGGAGCGCATCATCAGAGAAATCTGGAGAAACGGGCAGCCTGATATAATGGCCACTGGGACAGGGACCATCGGACGGGTACACTACCTCTAA
- the lsm10 gene encoding U7 snRNA-associated Sm-like protein LSm10 isoform X1: MEVSHSIRERTIAENSLVILLQGLQGEVTTVDLRDESTARGRVVNVDAFMNVRLEEVLYRDRRGRLSQLADLFITARNVRYVHIPDHVDIMETIQTQLTRIRRVRNFAGDKGGRKEYQKKKN, from the exons ATGGAGGTGTCCCATTCGATCAGGGAGCGCACCATAGCAGAGAACAGCCTAGTGATCCTTCTCCAGGGGCTTCAGGGGGAGGTGACCACCGTGGACCTGAGGGATGAAAGCACGGCGAGGGGGCGTGTGGTCAACGTGGACGCCTTCATGAACGTGCGTCTGGAGGAG GTGCTGTACCGGGACCGCCGCGGACGGCTCAGTCAGCTGGCCGATCTGTTTATCACGGCCAGGAACGTGCGCTACGTCCACATTCCCGACCACGTGGACATCATGGAGACCATACAGACCCAGCTGACCAGGATCAGACGCGTTCGCAACTTTGCCGGCGATAAAGGCGGCAGGAAGGAGTATCAAAAGAAAAAGAACTGA
- the lsm10 gene encoding U7 snRNA-associated Sm-like protein LSm10 isoform X2, which translates to MEVSHSIRERTIAENSLVILLQGLQGEVTTVDLRDESTARGRVVNVDAFMNVLYRDRRGRLSQLADLFITARNVRYVHIPDHVDIMETIQTQLTRIRRVRNFAGDKGGRKEYQKKKN; encoded by the exons ATGGAGGTGTCCCATTCGATCAGGGAGCGCACCATAGCAGAGAACAGCCTAGTGATCCTTCTCCAGGGGCTTCAGGGGGAGGTGACCACCGTGGACCTGAGGGATGAAAGCACGGCGAGGGGGCGTGTGGTCAACGTGGACGCCTTCATGAAC GTGCTGTACCGGGACCGCCGCGGACGGCTCAGTCAGCTGGCCGATCTGTTTATCACGGCCAGGAACGTGCGCTACGTCCACATTCCCGACCACGTGGACATCATGGAGACCATACAGACCCAGCTGACCAGGATCAGACGCGTTCGCAACTTTGCCGGCGATAAAGGCGGCAGGAAGGAGTATCAAAAGAAAAAGAACTGA